GAGTGATCCGTACGGCCGAGTCCGTCGTATTGATATGCTGACCACCGGCACCGCTCGCACGGTAAGTATCAATCTTCAGGTCCTCCGTGCGGATGTCCAGTTCAATCTCATCGTTAATCTCCGGAACGACGTCACAGGACACAAATGAGGTATGGCGACGGCCGGAAGAATCGAACGGGGAGATCCGAACCAGGCGATGCACGCCTTTTTCGGCCTTCAAATACCCATAAGCATTGTAGCCCTTAATGAGCAGCGTCACGCTCTTGATCCCCGCTTCGTCCCCAGGCAAATAATCCAGCGTCTCTACCTTGAAGCCGCGTTTCTCCGCCCAACGCGTATACATGCGATGCAGCATTTGGCCCCAGTCCTGCGACTCGGTACCCCCCGCGCCCGGATGCAGCTCAAGGATGGCATTCATTTTATCGTAAGGCTGGTTCAACAGCAGTTGGAGTTCAAACTCTTCCACACGCCCAACCAGGTCCTTGATCGTCTCTCCAATTTCTCCCGCAAGAGAGTCATCGCCTTCTTCATCCGCCAGCTCGATCATCACGACGGCATCGTCGTAATCCGCTTGCAGCTTCAGATATTGATCAACGGATGACTTCACGGCATTCATCTCGGCAATGAGCGCCTGCGCTTTCTCATTGTCTTCCCAGAAATCCGGGGCCGCCATCTTCTCTTCAAAGTTCTCAATCATCTCCTGCTTTAAATCTAAGTCAAAGAGAC
This Paenibacillus sp. JZ16 DNA region includes the following protein-coding sequences:
- the prfB gene encoding peptide chain release factor 2 (programmed frameshift), giving the protein MIDPSVKQDLREISKKLTNLRGSLDLDLKQEMIENFEEKMAAPDFWEDNEKAQALIAEMNAVKSSVDQYLKLQADYDDAVVMIELADEEGDDSLAGEIGETIKDLVGRVEEFELQLLLNQPYDKMNAILELHPGAGGTESQDWGQMLHRMYTRWAEKRGFKVETLDYLPGDEAGIKSVTLLIKGYNAYGYLKAEKGVHRLVRISPFDSSGRRHTSFVSCDVVPEINDEIELDIRTEDLKIDTYRASGAGGQHINTTDSAVRITHLPTGVVVTCQNERSQIKNRERAMTMLRSKLYERKIEEQQKELAEIRGEQSDIAWGSQIRSYVFHPYSMVKDHRTQVETGNIGAVMDGDLDAFIDGYLRSQIKQEVE